The proteins below are encoded in one region of Drosophila santomea strain STO CAGO 1482 chromosome 3R, Prin_Dsan_1.1, whole genome shotgun sequence:
- the LOC120451914 gene encoding tyrosine kinase receptor Cad96Ca, with amino-acid sequence MVYHHHNHESRIIHCGKQLTTLPRRSLLLTSIVVTAAVLSLISQEAEAHNQNAPPILYVRERNWRISETEKVGQIIDRVRAEDPDGDDLIFGIEPRFSLPGGENDASPPEKIPFQIDRETGVVTLNESLVGRAGQNFLIYITVTDGSYTAKNEVFINILGERENSSGYRPQTSISNVVHNISQFLPRFDQLPGVQSIRNGLPNSRPGGIGYPPVPQNNIFGSPPFHNFYPPPPPPNINGVREEQSAEEEQPEEEEVTHTTPGRTSSTTPKSRTKLTPIAGNNSTRVESANPAETTTPSGGHHSNSTSSINIFSLKSGTIPIVVTVGGFFAAIAVLLAYLCRRRLCAISRTLKTSKEKEELAKKSNQSQLSSTLTDDSRNSMVMQQWQGPVAFANRYVPWERDQQMGIATSQLSTGVTSGADSSAGVPSAGTGEPGTNLGPGCLTGGAGSSGATENAFAGEANGDRWEFPRYRLKFFNILGEGAFGQVWRCEATNINGTEGITTVAVKTLKESATEVDRKDLLSELEVMKSLEPHINVVHLLGCCTDKDPTFVILEYVNRGKLQTYLRSSRAERHYGNTHGKSNVLTSCDLTSFMYQVAKGMEYLTSRGIIHRDLAARNILITDDHTCKVADFGFARDVITSKIYERKSEGKLPIRWMATESLYDNIFSVKSDIWSFGILMWEIVTLGSTPYPGISAADVMRKVRDGYRLEKPEHCRRELYNIMYYCWSHDPQERPLFAEIIQMLDKLLHTEMDYIELERFPDHNYYNIVSLSGEKL; translated from the exons ATGGTTTATCACCATCACAACCACGAAAGTCGGATAATACACTGCGGAAAACAATTAACTACCTTACCGAGAAGGAGTCTGCTGTTGACCAGCATTGTGGTCACAGCAGCAGTGCTCTCACTGATTTCACAAGAAG CTGAGGCTCACAATCAGAATGCACCGCCGATTCTGTATGTTCGCGAACGCAACTGGCGCATTTCGGAGACCGAGAAAGTTGGCCAGATAATCGATAGAGTGCGGGCGGAGGATCCGGATGGCGATGATCTGATATTCGGAATAGAGCCGCGATTCAGTCTGCCTGGCGGTGAGAACGATGCTAGTCCGCCGGAGAAAATCCCCTTTCAAATCGATCGAGAAACGGGAGTGGTCACCCTCAACGAAAGTTTGGTGGGAAGG GCTGGTCAGAACTTTCTCATCTATATAACTGTCACCGATGGCTCCTATACGGCAAAGAATGAGGTCTTCATCAATATCCTGGGCGAGCGGGAGAATAGCTCCGGCTATCGACCGCAGACATCAATTTCGAACGTGGTGCACAATATATCGCAATTCCTACCACGTTTCGACCAGCTGCCCGGTGTTCAATCCATCCGGAATGGCCTGCCAAACAGCCGACCAGGAGGCATTGGATATCCACCGGTGCCCCAGAACAATATATTCGGTTCGCCGCCATTCCACAACTTCTatccaccgccaccgccaccgaaTATAAACGGCGTGCGGGAGGAGCAGAGTGCAGAAGAGGagcagccggaggaggaggaggtgacCCATACAACACCGGGCAGAACCAGCTCCACCACGCCGAAGAGTCGCACCAAACTGACGCCGATAGCTGGCAATAATTCAACGAGGGTCGAGTCCGCCAATCCCGCAGAGACAACGACACCGAGTGGCGGCCATCACAGTAACAGCACCAGTTCCATCAACATTTTCTCCCTCAAGTCCGGCACAATTCCGATTGTGGTGACCGTGGGCGGTTTCTTTGCCGCCATCGCCGTGCTGCTGGCGTACTTGTGCCGCCGACGCCTGTGCGCCATCAGCAGGACACTCAAGACGagcaaggagaaggaggagctggccaagaagtCCAACCAGAGCCAGCTGAGCAGCACGCTGACCGACGACAGCCGCAACTCGATGGTCATGCAGCAGTGGCAAGGACCTGTGGCCTTCGCCAATCGCTATGTTCCTTGGGAGCGGGATCAGCAGATGGGCATT GCAACGTCCCAGTTATCAACAGGTGTCACCAGTGGCGCGGACTCCTCCGCCGGAGTGCCCAGTGCCGGGACAGGTGAGCCGGGCACCAATCTGGGTCCGGGCTGCCTGACAGGTGGAGCAGGAAGTTCCGGCGCCACGGAGAACGCTTTTGCCGGCGAGGCCAACGGCGACCGCTGGGAATTCCCCAGATACCGATTGAAGTTCTTCAATATTTTGGGCGAGGGAGCCTTCGGACAAGTTTGGCGCTGCGAGGCCACCAACATAAATG GCACCGAAGGCATTACAACAGTGGCTGTGAAGACTCTAAAGGAAAGTGCCACCGAAGTGGATCGCAAGGACCTTCTATCCGAACTGGAG GTAATGAAGTCGCTGGAGCCACACATCAATGTTGTGCACTTGCTGGGCTGCTGCACGGACAAGGATCCCACATTCGTGATTCTGGAGTACGTGAATCGGGGAAAACTACAAACCTATCTACGCAGCTCACGCGCCGAAAG GCACTATGGAAATACTCATGGAAAGTCAAATGTACTAACGTCCTGCGACCTAACATCCTTTATGTACCAAGTAGCCAAGGGAATGGAATACCTAACATCTCGTGGG ATTATCCATCGCGACTTGGCTGCCCGGAATATTCTCATCACCGATGATCACACGTGCAAAGTGGCGGACTTTGGCTTCGCCAGAGATGTAATCACCTCGAAGATTTATGAAAGGAAAAGCGAGGGCAAGCTGCCCATCAG ATGGATGGCTACAGAGTCACTATACGACAATATATTCTCCGTAAAGTCGGATATCTGGAGCTTCGGCATACTGATGTGGGAAATTGTGACCCTGGGATCGACGCCCTATCCTGGCATATCCGCAGCAGATGTGATGCGAAAG gTAAGGGATGGGTATCGCTTGGAGAAGCCGGAGCACTGTCGTCGCGAGCTGTACAACATCATGTACTACTGCTGGTCCCACGATCCCCAGGAGCGTCCTTTGTTTGCGGAAATAATCCAGATGCTGGACAAGCTGCTGCACACGGAGATGGATTACATCGAACTCGAGCGCTTCCCCGATCACAACTACTACAACATCGTTAGTCTAAGTGGTGAAAAGTTGTAG
- the LOC120452447 gene encoding uncharacterized protein LOC120452447 — protein sequence MQLGKAIIILILLAIQQSCLALYIKGVEKTPAKSQGPKDDWGVFKNTLGLSQEKVELLKSQKDQQGTKELLNRFILENPKALPKAKQQPDQFMGLYRSILKKLTASKRLLKTSLNFELADRPHKTLKRPRRKIAVKMVSDMPSWKIESLLNSFYLKHGIPRNAEEHDYPDQDMARDTDYDSDNFYDDEGDVGLTAKTRQNTEYGSFQDLIMQAKMNEWEREEEETKLHGPDSDDYI from the exons ATGCAGTTGGGAAAAGCTATAATCATACTCATTTTGCTGGCCATCCAGCAAAGCTGCCTGGCACTCTACATCAAGGGCGTGGAGAAGACTCCTGCCAAGAGCCAAGGACCCAAGGACGATTGGGGCGTGTTCAAGAACACACTCGGACTAAGCCAAGAAAAAG TTGAACTGCTCAAATCGCAAAAGGATCAGCAGGGCACCAAGGAGCTGCTGAATCGCTTCATTCTGGAGAATCCAAAGGCACTGCCCAAGGCCAAGCAGCAACCGGATCAGTTCATGGGCCTCTACAGATCCATCCTCAAGAAGCTGACGGCATCCAAGCGCCTGCTGAAGACCTCGCTGAACTTTGAACTGGCCGACAGGCCGCACAAGACACTGAAAAGGCCGCGTCGCAAGATAGCCGTGAAGATGGTCTCCGATATGCCGTCGTGGAAGATCGAGAGTCTGCTGAACTCGTTCTATCTGAAGCACGGCATTCCCCGCAATGCCGAGGAGCACGATTATCCCGACCAGGACATGGCCCGGGACACTGATTACGACTCCGATAACTTCTACGACGACGAGGGCGATGTGGGCCTAACGGCCAAGACGCGACAGAACACCGAGTATGGCTCGTTCCAGGACCTCATTATGCAGGCCAAGATGAACGAGTGGGAgcgggaggaggaggaaacCAAGTTGCACGGCCCAGACAGTGATGATTACATCTAA
- the LOC120452125 gene encoding LOW QUALITY PROTEIN: protein distal antenna (The sequence of the model RefSeq protein was modified relative to this genomic sequence to represent the inferred CDS: substituted 1 base at 1 genomic stop codon), translated as MNIRMGTKGKRPLRSLTPRDKIHAIQRIHDGESKASVARDIGVPESTLRGWCKNEDKLRFMSRQSATDNLCADALGDKMDGVGGGGAGGGGGGGLLGPPEKRQRLDGALPLNFSNKLKFDELAFKRSPLNGLDYSTNKNLAELGYNGLPVDYAAFNGGVKAKVFGADINRPAADPSLNAISPLSSLTHLSGLTGISQSPLAISFNELTTNLNLLAQLNPGLAAMSGLSSFPAGAGNLRTPKPSAQTPLQVQSPRSDSGDRSAQGLSVKNWAKQKPAEGQGSLNLSIKNEGKAGDTIKSPSPSLAPSQMGGPMTLSNLAEDPLLYWLKSQQTMLGLNPLYPPTIPMGVTSPPIRSSTPQHMSQLAQTPPIPSAPLTPSSTPSGSLDEKNAAWYNWCKAFGASLHTLNPNAATLAALQANQLQQQVATTTAEGGSLGDPSNILYSHLTKETETPSVRSLSSNEQNPEADEATEPDLDGEVETEASGKPEDLSAAGKVMTPSQSPIAHSSGSRSPVPKAKKTKTPEATNPTSECKKILDNMLFKMGGMEATGSESEGSFQDTSNPHTNNNDVSASNNNNNNNNSNKTDEEEKAKYLDCTADEDIEAIRHGEKFLQWLENCSNPRVTAVQLMQLRFLIAAIKSGNETPLEKIEKPGARCLPEDSEEHVAEEEGSGRGKSRRRKXEKPKLAPTEPATDTELEDSPSGAEPGPGVLAADADGDAEADADVDAVADSGEASTRCHVYAPAVYRSSATLLSSLFFPPYEFVHCDLDDDPDDCQITGEYQQYDELSSSS; from the coding sequence ATGAACATCCGCATGGGCACCAAGGGCAAGCGTCCGCTGCGGAGCCTGACGCCCCGCGACAAGATCCATGCCATCCAGCGCATACACGATGGCGAGTCCAAGGCATCGGTGGCCAGGGACATCGGCGTGCCCGAGTCCACGCTGCGCGGCTGGTGCAAGAACGAGGACAAGCTGCGCTTCATGTCCCGCCAGTCCGCCACGGATAACCTCTGCGCCGACGCCCTGGGCGACAAGATGGATGGCGTTGGTGGCGGTGGAGCTGGTggcggaggtggtggtggtctgTTGGGTCCGCCGGAGAAACGCCAGCGTTTGGATGGCGCCCTGCCCCTGAACTTCTCCAACAAACTGAAGTTCGATGAGCTGGCCTTCAAGCGATCGCCGCTGAATGGCCTGGACTACAGTACAAACAAGAATCTGGCCGAGCTGGGCTACAATGGGCTGCCCGTGGACTATGCGGCGTTCAATGGCGGGGTCAAGGCCAAGGTGTTTGGTGCCGATATCAATCGACCAGCCGCCGATCCCTCCCTGAACGCCATCAGTCCGCTCTCGAGCTTGACGCACCTATCGGGTCTCACGGGCATCTCACAGTCCCCGCTGGCGATCAGTTTCAACGAGCTGACCACAAACCTCAACTTGCTGGCCCAGCTGAATCCCGGCCTGGCTGCCATGTCCGGTCTGAGCAGCTTTCCCGCCGGCGCTGGTAACCTGAGGACACCCAAGCCCAGCGCCCAGACGCCGCTGCAGGTGCAGAGTCCCAGGAGCGATAGTGGCGATCGCTCGGCACAGGGATTGTCGGTGAAGAACTGGGCCAAACAGAAGCCAGCGGAGGGGCAGGGCAGCCTCAATCTGAGCATCAAGAACGAGGGCAAGGCTGGCGACACCATCAAGAGTCCGAGTCCTTCGCTTGCGCCATCGCAAATGGGCGGGCCCATGACGCTCTCCAATCTGGCCGAAGATCCCTTGCTTTACTGGCTGAAGTCGCAGCAGACCATGTTGGGCCTGAATCCCCTCTATCCGCCCACCATACCCATGGGCGTGACCAGTCCACCCATCAGATCATCCACGCCACAGCACATGAGCCAGCTGGCGCAGACGCCGCCGATTCCTTCGGCACCACTGACACCCTCGTCCACGCCGTCGGGCAGTCTGGACGAGAAGAACGCGGCGTGGTACAACTGGTGCAAGGCGTTCGGCGCCAGTCTGCACACCCTGAATCCCAATGCCGCCACCTTGGCCGCCCTGCAAGCCaatcagctgcagcagcaggtggCCACCACGACTGCGGAGGGCGGATCCTTGGGAGATCCCTCGAACATCCTGTACTCCCATCTCACGAAAGAGACTGAGACGCCGTCGGTGCGAAGTCTGTCCTCCAACGAGCAGAATCCCGAGGCGGACGAGGCCACCGAGCCCGATCTCGACGGCGAAGTGGAGACGGAGGCGTCCGGCAAACCGGAGGATCTCTCGGCCGCCGGCAAGGTGATGACCCCATCGCAAAGTCCCATTGCCCATTCATCGGGCAGCCGGAGTCCCGTGCCAAAGGCGAAGAAGACCAAAACGCCGGAGGCCACGAATCCCACAAGCGAATGCAAAAAGATCCTAGACAATATGCTGTTCAAGATGGGCGGCATGGAGGCCACTGGCTCCGAATCGGAGGGCAGCTTCCAGGACACCAGCAATCCGCACACGAACAACAACGATGTGAGTGccagcaataacaataataacaataataactcCAACAAAACGGACGAGGAGGAGAAGGCCAAGTATCTTGACTGCACGGCGGACGAGGACATCGAGGCCATCCGGCATGGCGAGAAGTTCCTGCAGTGGCTGGAGAACTGCAGCAATCCCCGCGTGACGGCCGTGCAGCTGATGCAACTGCGCTTCCTCATAGCCGCCATCAAGTCGGGCAACGAGACGCCGCTGGAGAAGATCGAGAAGCCAGGTGCGCGCTGTCTGCCGGAGGACAGCGAGGAGCACGTCGCCGAGGAGGAGGGCAGTGGGCGGGGCAAGAGTCGCCGTCGCAAATAGGAAAAGCCAAAGTTGGCGCCCACGGAGCCAGCCACGGATACAGAGTTAGAGGATAGCCCAAGCGGCGCAGAACCAGGACCTGGTGTCCTtgctgcagatgcagatggagatgCAGAAGCGGATGCAGATGTGGATGCAGTTGCGGATTCCGGCGAGGCATCGACGAGGTGCCACGTGTATGCGCCGGCCGTCTACCGATCGTCGGCCACCCTACTCAGCTCCCTCTTCTTCCCCCCCTACGAATTTGTACATTGTGACCTCGACGATGACCCCGACGACTGCCAGATCACGGGCGAGTACCAGCAGTACGACGAACTGAGCTCCAGCAGTTAG